A single region of the Acuticoccus sediminis genome encodes:
- a CDS encoding SMP-30/gluconolactonase/LRE family protein produces MNDTTLSRRQALGALGAGAATVAFAGRAIAQESAGPAAPPTTITQPPRSFAPDAPPNVYFWDPDIIGVDDRFWGVMQPNAPIQRLWTGSLWAEGPAWNAVGKFLVWSDIPNNRQMRYLSEDGHVSVFRQPSNNSNGNTFDFQGRQLSCEHLTRRVVRYELDGSITVLADSFEGKPLNSPNDVVAHPDGSYFFTDPPYGGQLYEGTPDAAGGPSNPDGLLNNRVGQPAGIGTKKREMETATYRIAPDGKITRVVGEDKVPDPNGLCLSPDGKKLYIASTGKGPGDTGPGGQGKVFVGDIAEDGSVSNVKEFSDFMIDGVKCGPDGVRCDVNGNVWCSSNAGRAVGYSGATVWSADGDLLGRIRLPEICGNLTFGGPKRNRLFMAASQSLYAVYTSTQGSAPA; encoded by the coding sequence ATGAACGATACGACCTTGAGCCGGCGCCAGGCGCTCGGCGCACTGGGGGCCGGCGCGGCGACCGTCGCCTTCGCCGGACGGGCGATCGCCCAGGAATCGGCCGGCCCCGCCGCGCCGCCGACCACGATCACCCAGCCGCCCCGTTCCTTCGCGCCGGACGCGCCGCCCAACGTCTACTTCTGGGATCCGGACATCATCGGCGTCGACGACCGCTTCTGGGGCGTGATGCAGCCCAACGCGCCGATCCAGCGGCTGTGGACGGGGTCGCTATGGGCCGAAGGCCCGGCCTGGAACGCCGTCGGCAAGTTCCTCGTCTGGTCCGACATCCCCAACAACCGGCAGATGCGCTACCTGTCCGAGGACGGGCACGTCTCGGTCTTCCGCCAGCCGTCGAACAACTCCAACGGCAATACGTTCGACTTCCAGGGCCGGCAGCTCTCCTGCGAGCACCTGACGCGCCGCGTCGTGCGCTACGAGCTCGACGGCTCCATCACGGTCCTCGCCGATTCGTTCGAGGGCAAGCCGCTCAACTCCCCCAACGACGTCGTCGCCCACCCGGACGGGTCCTACTTCTTCACCGACCCGCCGTACGGCGGCCAGCTCTACGAGGGCACGCCAGACGCGGCCGGCGGGCCGTCCAACCCCGACGGCCTCCTCAACAACCGCGTCGGCCAGCCCGCCGGAATCGGCACGAAGAAGCGCGAGATGGAGACCGCCACCTACCGGATCGCCCCGGACGGCAAGATCACCCGCGTCGTCGGCGAGGACAAGGTGCCCGACCCGAACGGCCTGTGCCTGTCGCCGGACGGCAAGAAGCTCTACATCGCCTCCACCGGCAAGGGTCCCGGCGATACCGGGCCGGGCGGTCAGGGCAAGGTGTTCGTCGGCGACATCGCCGAAGACGGCAGCGTCTCGAACGTCAAGGAGTTCTCCGACTTCATGATCGACGGGGTGAAGTGTGGCCCCGACGGCGTGCGCTGCGACGTCAACGGCAACGTCTGGTGCTCGTCCAACGCGGGACGCGCCGTCGGCTACTCCGGCGCCACGGTCTGGTCGGCGGACGGCGACCTGCTGGGACGCATCCGCCTGCCGGAGATCTGCGGCAACCTCACCTTCGGCGGGCCGAAGCGCAACCGCCTGTTCATGGCCGCGAGCCAGTCGCTCTATGCGGTGTACACCTCGACCCAGGGTTCCGCGCCCGCCTGA
- a CDS encoding FAD/NAD(P)-binding protein, with the protein MKIAIVGAGFTGTALAIALLDRAPAGTTLVLIEPRGVYGRGLAYSTDDPRHLLNVAAGRMSVRADQPDHLTRWLARQPAASAAPYDADSFIPRELYGRYLGESLDRAEATACAGLRRVPDEVVDVDRLGSGFRLRLRQGGALSADAVAICTGHPRSLAGTGRPSGGTIWTDDAASIGRDDRVLLVGTGLTMVDRVLTLVGRGHRGPITAVSRRGRLHLPHLPQRAQPVSVSVAEARPRLLPLLRAVRSAVRAAQSRGCDWRAVLDGLRPHIQRVWNGLSTEEKRRAIRHLRPYWDTHRHRMAPQVAAEIAALIATERLEVLAARYESIERGEAGLVVRYRRRGRRVTTVRSFDHVMDCAGVDLDVTRERGTLPASLVDGGLAAPGPLGLGLDVDPAGRCFNAAGRVEHGLFALGPLARGVLWEITAVGEIRQQCLEAAHALLAARAERHAGAVIEAAPAPL; encoded by the coding sequence ATGAAGATCGCCATCGTCGGTGCTGGATTTACGGGGACGGCCCTCGCGATCGCTCTGCTGGATCGCGCCCCGGCGGGGACGACGCTCGTCCTCATCGAGCCGCGCGGGGTCTATGGACGCGGCCTCGCCTATTCCACCGACGACCCGCGCCATCTCCTCAACGTCGCGGCCGGGCGGATGAGCGTGCGGGCCGACCAGCCGGACCACCTGACCCGCTGGCTTGCCCGCCAGCCCGCCGCATCCGCCGCACCGTACGACGCCGACAGCTTCATCCCACGCGAGCTCTACGGCCGGTATCTGGGCGAATCGCTCGACCGTGCCGAGGCGACCGCCTGCGCAGGGCTGCGGCGGGTGCCGGACGAGGTGGTGGATGTCGACCGGCTCGGCTCGGGCTTCCGGCTCCGGCTGCGCCAGGGGGGCGCGCTTTCGGCGGACGCCGTCGCCATCTGTACCGGGCATCCCCGGTCGCTGGCGGGCACCGGCAGGCCATCCGGCGGCACGATATGGACCGACGACGCGGCATCGATCGGGCGGGACGACAGGGTGCTCCTCGTCGGGACCGGACTGACGATGGTCGACCGGGTCCTGACGCTGGTGGGGCGCGGGCACCGGGGGCCGATCACCGCCGTTTCCCGGCGCGGACGGCTTCACCTGCCGCATCTGCCGCAGCGCGCGCAGCCGGTCAGCGTCTCCGTCGCGGAGGCGCGGCCGCGACTGCTTCCGCTGCTGCGCGCCGTGCGCTCCGCGGTGAGGGCCGCCCAGTCGCGAGGCTGCGACTGGCGCGCGGTGCTCGACGGGCTGCGCCCGCATATCCAGCGCGTCTGGAACGGGCTCAGCACCGAGGAGAAGCGCCGCGCCATCCGCCACCTGCGCCCCTACTGGGATACGCACCGCCATCGCATGGCGCCGCAGGTGGCGGCGGAGATCGCGGCGCTGATCGCGACCGAGCGGCTCGAGGTGCTGGCGGCGAGGTACGAGAGCATCGAGCGCGGCGAGGCGGGCCTCGTGGTGCGCTACCGGCGGCGCGGGCGACGCGTGACGACGGTCCGCTCGTTCGACCATGTCATGGACTGCGCCGGCGTCGATCTCGACGTGACGCGCGAGCGGGGAACGCTGCCGGCCTCGCTCGTGGACGGCGGACTCGCCGCACCGGGCCCGCTCGGGCTGGGTCTCGACGTCGATCCTGCCGGCCGGTGCTTCAATGCGGCCGGCAGGGTGGAGCACGGGCTTTTCGCGCTCGGGCCGCTGGCGCGCGGGGTGCTGTGGGAGATCACCGCCGTCGGCGAGATCCGCCAGCAGTGCCTCGAGGCCGCCCATGCGCTGCTCGCGGCGAGGGCCGAGCGTCACGCCGGGGCGGTGATCGAAGCCGCCCCGGCGCCGCTCTGA
- a CDS encoding ABC transporter substrate-binding protein, with the protein MSLNRRQFVAASAGSALALTSFTRRARAQSGTLRIGVVPFISSGPFFIAMAKGYFDAVDIKVEPQTFMDGALAVPALVAGELDATVATINAGLINAVSKGANYKLVLDRGSEMVGLGSMTIVASNKMYEAGLTSIDKFDMLEGAKFTIQAPGGIDQYLLARGLQNAGLDPTKAAFRAGLTYPDIVKSLGTGLTDVAQIPVPLAFLAEKNEVGKIIGAGYEIDPGAQLGCFAMPEAFLDEDRETAVRYAMAHIQAAREFVAAAESKDPEVIAIISEATKVPAPLVERAAPRWTGYDKDGMPNVKSCMDQAAFWVDTMKLISGPVPTEEALFDLSVAEEAAARLAKENPFL; encoded by the coding sequence ATGTCCCTGAACCGTCGACAGTTCGTTGCTGCCTCGGCCGGCAGCGCCCTCGCCCTCACGAGCTTCACCCGGCGCGCCCGCGCCCAGTCCGGCACGCTGCGCATCGGCGTCGTGCCGTTCATCTCCTCCGGGCCGTTCTTCATCGCGATGGCGAAGGGCTACTTCGACGCCGTCGACATCAAGGTCGAGCCGCAGACCTTCATGGACGGCGCGCTCGCGGTGCCCGCCCTCGTCGCCGGCGAGCTCGACGCCACGGTCGCCACCATCAACGCCGGCCTCATCAACGCCGTGTCGAAGGGCGCGAACTACAAGCTCGTCCTCGACCGGGGCAGCGAGATGGTCGGCCTCGGCTCGATGACGATCGTCGCCTCCAACAAGATGTACGAGGCGGGCCTGACCTCAATCGACAAGTTCGACATGCTGGAGGGGGCCAAGTTCACCATCCAGGCGCCCGGCGGCATCGACCAGTACCTGCTCGCCCGCGGGCTGCAGAACGCCGGCCTCGACCCGACGAAGGCCGCCTTCCGCGCCGGCCTCACCTACCCCGACATCGTCAAGAGCCTCGGCACCGGCCTCACCGACGTGGCGCAGATCCCCGTGCCGCTCGCCTTCCTCGCGGAGAAGAACGAGGTCGGCAAGATCATCGGCGCCGGCTACGAGATCGACCCCGGCGCCCAGCTCGGCTGCTTCGCCATGCCCGAGGCCTTCCTCGACGAGGACCGCGAGACGGCAGTGCGCTACGCGATGGCGCACATCCAGGCCGCGCGCGAATTCGTGGCCGCCGCCGAATCGAAGGACCCCGAGGTGATCGCCATCATCTCCGAGGCGACCAAGGTTCCCGCCCCGCTCGTGGAACGTGCCGCCCCGCGCTGGACCGGCTACGACAAGGACGGCATGCCGAACGTGAAGTCGTGCATGGACCAGGCCGCCTTCTGGGTCGACACGATGAAGCTGATCTCCGGCCCGGTGCCGACCGAGGAGGCGCTCTTCGACCTCTCCGTCGCCGAGGAGGCCGCGGCGCGCCTCGCCAAAGAGAACCCCTTCCTCTGA
- a CDS encoding LacI family DNA-binding transcriptional regulator produces MARRPRLIDIAKAAGVHPSTASRALDPKLEGRLSKEVVRRVRRAAQELGYSRNALAASLRTQSSRTVGVIVPDLANTMFPAMFQGIERRLSLAGYCALLATSDFRAEKARQAIDTFLDRRIDGLVIASADLTEAADLAALGAKVPTVLLNREIADSGLSAVVADDERGIAMAFAHLVELGHRRIVHLAGPQNTSTGVTRRAAFLAAADRHGIAADPAAMPTANAFTEGEGYRLTRALLADGPPPEALLAANDWLAIGARQALFEAGISCPQDVSLTGYNDMPFADRIAPPLTTVRIPHDHMGAEAADQLLALIADPARPSRRAVMAPTLIVRSSTAPRAAAGA; encoded by the coding sequence TTGGCGCGACGCCCCAGGCTCATCGACATCGCCAAGGCGGCCGGCGTGCACCCGTCCACGGCCTCGCGCGCGCTCGACCCCAAGCTCGAGGGGCGCCTGTCGAAGGAGGTGGTCCGCCGCGTGCGCCGCGCCGCGCAGGAGCTCGGCTACAGCCGCAACGCCCTCGCCGCGAGCCTGCGCACCCAGTCGAGCCGCACCGTCGGCGTCATCGTCCCGGACCTCGCCAACACGATGTTCCCGGCGATGTTCCAGGGCATCGAGCGGCGCCTCAGCCTCGCCGGCTACTGCGCACTCCTCGCCACCTCCGACTTCCGCGCCGAAAAGGCCCGGCAGGCGATCGACACCTTCCTCGACCGCCGCATCGACGGCCTCGTCATCGCCTCCGCCGACCTGACGGAGGCGGCCGACCTCGCGGCCCTCGGTGCGAAGGTTCCCACCGTCCTCCTCAACCGCGAGATCGCCGACAGCGGCCTCAGCGCCGTCGTCGCCGACGACGAGCGAGGCATCGCCATGGCCTTCGCCCACCTCGTGGAGCTCGGCCATCGCCGCATCGTCCATCTCGCCGGTCCGCAGAACACCTCGACGGGCGTGACGCGCCGCGCCGCCTTCCTCGCTGCCGCCGACCGCCACGGGATCGCCGCCGATCCCGCCGCGATGCCCACGGCGAACGCCTTCACCGAAGGCGAAGGCTACCGGCTCACCCGGGCGCTGCTCGCCGACGGACCGCCGCCCGAGGCGCTGCTCGCCGCCAACGACTGGCTCGCCATCGGCGCGCGGCAGGCGCTGTTCGAGGCCGGCATCTCCTGCCCGCAGGACGTCTCGCTCACCGGCTACAACGACATGCCGTTCGCCGACCGGATCGCCCCGCCGCTGACCACCGTGCGAATCCCGCACGACCACATGGGCGCCGAGGCCGCCGACCAGCTCCTCGCGCTGATCGCCGATCCTGCCCGCCCGTCGCGCCGCGCGGTCATGGCACCAACCCTTATCGTGCGAAGCTCGACCGCCCCCCGCGCCGCCGCCGGAGCCTGA
- a CDS encoding Bug family tripartite tricarboxylate transporter substrate binding protein: MNRLRPTGFAVSALALASLPAVADVSRTADGFPNRPITLVVPYGAGGGSDQLARAWGAAAERAAGVPFVVVNKPGGGGMAAVPDFMSAPRDGYTVLESIDDAVTNFVSGKLREDPAADWAPICLTQITFSQLYVRADDERFPDFASLLAYTRAHPGAVTVANVGNLGSMERVNMAMLERALDFETRQIAFDNPAERYAAVLGGQVDVLFEQPGDVSAYLDAGQLKPVLTFLEDRPEAFADVPTATEAGLDAEPLLRFRGFWTHPAVAEERRDFLGTVCDEAFRSDAFQAFNAESYMHVIDSYRDADGARALINTSAETYREIYKTLGLID; this comes from the coding sequence ATGAACCGACTACGCCCCACCGGCTTTGCCGTGAGCGCACTTGCGCTCGCCTCCCTGCCTGCCGTCGCCGACGTGTCACGGACCGCTGACGGCTTTCCCAACCGGCCCATCACCCTCGTCGTGCCCTACGGTGCCGGCGGCGGATCGGACCAGCTCGCCCGTGCCTGGGGCGCGGCGGCCGAACGCGCCGCGGGCGTCCCGTTCGTCGTCGTGAACAAGCCCGGCGGCGGCGGCATGGCCGCGGTACCGGACTTCATGTCCGCCCCCAGGGACGGCTACACGGTGCTGGAATCCATCGACGACGCCGTCACCAACTTCGTCTCCGGCAAGCTGCGGGAGGACCCGGCCGCGGATTGGGCGCCGATCTGCCTGACGCAGATCACCTTCAGCCAGCTCTACGTGCGCGCCGACGACGAACGCTTCCCCGACTTCGCCAGCCTGCTCGCCTATACGAGGGCGCACCCGGGCGCGGTGACGGTCGCCAACGTCGGCAACCTCGGCTCCATGGAGCGGGTCAACATGGCGATGCTGGAGCGCGCCCTCGACTTCGAGACGCGCCAGATCGCCTTCGACAATCCGGCCGAGCGTTACGCCGCGGTCCTCGGCGGCCAGGTCGACGTCCTGTTCGAGCAACCGGGCGACGTCTCAGCCTACCTCGACGCCGGGCAGCTCAAGCCCGTCCTGACCTTCCTCGAGGATCGGCCCGAGGCCTTCGCGGACGTCCCGACCGCTACCGAGGCCGGCCTCGATGCCGAGCCGCTGCTGCGCTTCCGCGGGTTCTGGACGCATCCGGCCGTCGCCGAGGAGCGGCGCGATTTCCTCGGCACGGTCTGCGACGAGGCTTTCCGGTCCGACGCCTTCCAGGCCTTCAACGCCGAGAGCTACATGCACGTCATCGACAGCTACCGCGACGCCGACGGCGCCCGCGCGCTCATCAACACCTCCGCCGAGACCTACCGGGAGATCTACAAGACTCTCGGCCTGATCGACTGA
- a CDS encoding MFS transporter, with the protein MTLETPRLSSGARWMPGGSPGASARPESSPPGETPAAAPQGVADDPQRAVYRRVFLPLWGAAVGLQAGFLVHDVSAAWVITAAGGAASLVALAQTAATAPFFLLALPGGTLADLYGRARIIMIVAAVLSVVSATLAGVAAAGFAGPMLVLAVSLANGCGNALTTPAWQAMTPELIRGERLPGALALNSLGINIARSIGPVTAGFVLAWAGPPAAFALNAAFFAAVAATFGAVGLRASARPAASEGFWPALAGGARYVASERPLQVVALKATTFFFFAASFWALAPVVVAERLDGNGGMLGLMVGSAGVGAVTGWRILGALRRRLDLDGLMRLAGLVAAAALCLVPLAGHPAVFAGLQAALGFAWLIAFSSIHLAAQLRLPTWVRGRGTALYLIAIFGSMATGSALAGLVTDAAGLTVAYLVAGVGLLVATLVARQLKIAVTTASPTNAAPAEQKRDGDR; encoded by the coding sequence ATGACATTGGAGACCCCTCGCCTCTCCTCAGGTGCGCGGTGGATGCCGGGCGGCAGCCCGGGCGCCTCGGCCCGACCCGAGTCGTCCCCACCCGGCGAGACGCCGGCGGCGGCGCCGCAGGGGGTGGCGGACGACCCGCAGCGCGCGGTCTACCGCCGCGTGTTCCTGCCCCTGTGGGGCGCCGCGGTCGGGCTTCAGGCGGGCTTTCTCGTCCACGACGTCAGCGCCGCCTGGGTGATCACCGCAGCCGGCGGGGCCGCGAGCCTCGTCGCGCTGGCACAGACCGCGGCGACCGCACCGTTCTTCCTTCTGGCGCTGCCGGGCGGCACGCTCGCCGACCTCTACGGGCGGGCGCGCATCATCATGATCGTCGCGGCGGTGCTGTCGGTCGTCTCGGCCACGCTGGCCGGGGTGGCCGCGGCGGGGTTCGCGGGGCCGATGCTGGTGCTGGCCGTCAGTCTCGCGAACGGGTGCGGCAACGCCCTCACCACCCCCGCCTGGCAGGCGATGACGCCGGAGCTGATCCGCGGCGAGCGGCTCCCCGGCGCACTCGCCCTCAACAGCCTCGGGATCAACATCGCCCGGTCGATCGGCCCGGTGACGGCGGGGTTCGTGCTGGCCTGGGCGGGACCGCCGGCGGCGTTCGCACTCAACGCGGCGTTCTTCGCCGCCGTCGCCGCGACGTTCGGCGCCGTGGGCCTCAGGGCGAGCGCCCGCCCGGCGGCCAGCGAAGGGTTCTGGCCGGCGCTGGCGGGCGGCGCGCGGTACGTCGCCAGCGAGCGACCGCTGCAGGTCGTGGCGCTGAAGGCGACGACCTTCTTCTTCTTCGCGGCGAGCTTCTGGGCGCTGGCGCCGGTGGTCGTGGCCGAGCGGCTCGACGGCAACGGCGGGATGCTCGGACTGATGGTGGGGTCCGCCGGCGTCGGCGCGGTCACGGGATGGCGCATCCTCGGCGCCTTGCGGCGACGGCTCGACCTCGACGGGCTGATGCGCCTTGCCGGACTGGTCGCGGCGGCGGCGCTCTGCCTCGTGCCGCTCGCCGGCCACCCCGCCGTCTTCGCGGGGCTGCAGGCGGCGCTGGGGTTCGCATGGCTGATCGCGTTCTCGTCGATCCACCTCGCCGCGCAGCTGCGTCTGCCGACGTGGGTCCGGGGCCGCGGCACGGCGCTCTACCTCATCGCGATCTTCGGCTCGATGGCGACGGGCAGCGCGCTCGCCGGCCTCGTCACGGACGCCGCCGGCCTCACGGTCGCCTACCTCGTCGCCGGCGTCGGCCTCCTCGTCGCGACCCTGGTCGCCCGCCAGCTGAAGATCGCGGTGACGACGGCATCGCCAACGAACGCGGCACCCGCTGAACAGAAACGCGACGGCGACAGGTAA